The sequence TCAGAGAAGGTTTGATTCGAGCTGTCATTACAATACTTGGATGGAAACCGGACATCAAATCTGACAAAGAGTACTTTATTGTGTTTAGATATATAAAAAATGAGCATATCTAATATTCTTTGGAGTATGTCATCATAACATCCTTGATCTTTTGCTTCATCGACTTGGATATCAAATCCGTAGTAGTTATTAGTTGAAATAATCATATTTAACCTCGTTTGTTGTTTTGATTAATGTATGTTTATTCATTTTATCTATTTATTTATATATTTAGATATTACCTCTGACCTAGCAGCAACGAGCACAAGAAGGATAAATTTAATCCAGTGTATGTATCATTAACGGAATTTAAATCACTATATTATGATGTCTGAATTATTTTAATACACGCCAGTCGGAACGCGCGCCGCCTTTATGTCCAGAAGAAATGACGGTGCCTGACAACTCTTCTCTTCCGCAGGGAGATCCATGCGAGGATAGCAAGAGGGCATCTTTGACCTTTCCGCTGTCCCGAGTGTCCCGGCCTCTATAGGAGTGGGACGGAGTCTATTTGTATTACTTTATGAATTCAGTGGGTTATGCTGACAAAAAACTGCGAAAATGTACCGTTTGGGACACTTGTGGGACGTAAACGGGGCTAGATTGGGGAAGCTCTCGACAGTCCAGCAGGCAGCAGGGGGGCTTACGCGAGCGCTTGGTTGGTGAGCTGCCTGCGCTTACGGCAAACAGCCCACCAACCTGTTCTGAGTCAGCCTATGAGTCGTTTCGGATTCGTTTGGCCAGCCGCCCAACAGTAGTCCTTGGGATTCCAGTGTGCTCCTCTATATCTCGATAGGACATCTCCTGTTCCAACAAGGGGCGAATCACCTTGATCCGCTCGTCCTCGTCCTGTCGGCATTCCCAGCGGGCAACTCCGCCCTCGTGGCGTAGCTGGATTTCAAAGGGCTCCGCCTCGGGGCCGGCAAGTCCTCTGGCTTTGGTCAGATGTACCTCGGCTCGGGCACCCTCTTGAGCCTTGTAGTCTTTAGGTCTCGTGAGGGTGATGGAGGTATCGAGGATGTCCTCTCGCGCGCTTGATCCGCGTTGGTCTCCATTCTTGCCTGAATGGTGGACCATCAGCACCGAATGCCCCTTGCGGCGGAGGCCCAGGAAGAACGCCTGTAGGGATGCCCAGCCTTCGGTCGAGTTCTCGCTAGCCCCTGTTGCCAAAGTCGCCAGGTTGTCAACGACGAGCACCTCGACCCCATCCAGGAGGGCCGTGATTGCCTCCTGGCCTTCCGGTGTGGCGATGCTTCGGATGGGTGCGTCCTGGGCATCGGCGCAGCAGAGCTTGAGGTTGCTCGACGGCTCCTGATCGCCGAAGCCAGCCGCGATGGCGTTCAGTCGCTCTTGGATCATCTCCATAGACATTTCACCGTCAAGGTAGAGTACTATTCGCGCTCTTGGGGCAGTCCAGCGGTCGAAGGCGACACGCCCTGTGGCGATGGCATAGGCCATCGTGAGCGCGACCCAGGATTTGCCCAGGCCACGAGGGGCATACACCATGATGAGGCCCTTCACCTGCATGATCGGCTCCAGGATGTACTCACGCTCCTTGTGGTAGTCCATGTTGGCTATTTCGGAGGCCGTAAATACCTTGAGCGTCTGGGCCGAGGGCAGCGCCTCAAGAACCTGAGGGGCAATGCCATACCGCTCACGGGCGATGGAGGCAAAGTCCTTCAGGGGGATGATAGTGATCTCTACTCCTGCGTATTGCGTGCGGTGGGCACTATCACAGGAAGAGAAGATCTTACCCAGGTCGTCGCTCGTGAGTGCCGCCGCATAGACCTCCTGAACACCAGCCTTTCTGGCCATGTCCTCGGACTCAATTACTGCCTCGAAGCAGGCTCTTGAGTCCTCGACAAAGAGAAGGACACCTCGTCCTTGGAGTAGCGACCAGTCGGCCTTGGGCAGGGCACTGAAGCCTCCGGAGCACGCTGTGGGGATGGGACCCGTGTTGTCCCCGGTGCGCGATGACCAGTCTTTCACATACTCGACATCGGCCTCATGGATGAGAATCGCCACTGCTCGGGGATGGTAGCTCAGCAGCAGGTGTTGGTCATACCACAGCGGACTACCTCCCCAGCCAAGCCAAACCCACTCACCAAGTGAAGAATCGGCGAACTCGCAGAAGGAAAGCGTTAGCCGAATGTGGTCACCTGCTTCGGCGGAAAACCCACAGAGTCGGCCCCGAACTGTGCCATCTAGATTGTGGTAAGTGTACCATTCGCTTAGGCAGTACCCGAGTTGCTCAATTGGATGATGTGGCATGGTCAACGGTGGGTAGGGGCAAACTACGACCTCCCTCCATCCTGGCTTGATGGCACACTGTTTGGGAGTCGGCATGGATATCTTGAGCCTTCTAGCTAGCTGTGTGCAGGCTTGCTGATACGGAAGCCCATTCAGGTGTCCATAGAAGCTTATCAAGTCATTACCTGCAATCCGGCTATAGGCACACTGCCAGTAAACAGGCTCTATCGGATCGGCAAGGTTGATGCGGACTTGGATTGACCTCTGGCAGAACCAATTACCTTCCCAGTAGCCGCCCGGAAGACATTCCCGGATGAACTTGCTTGCGTTGCTCAACGCATGAGCGTTGACATGCTCTGACCACAAAACCTCGTTTACTGTCCAAGTGAGTAGAGGGGATGGCTCCTGGACTGGGGCAAGTGCAACTCCAATTTCGGTAGCGTGTTGCACATTGGCCTGGGCGCACAGAGCGCCTTCCGTGGGGCTTAGGGAATCATTATGCGTGCGCATGGTTATTCTCCTGAGCTTCTGACGAGCCGGAGTTTTCAAATTTTTGGGTACGGGCGATAACCCAATCGATGAAAGCCTCTCGCGTATAGGCAACTTTTCCAGCAATCTGGATACGTCCCTTTGGCCCAATCCCTTTTGAATCGAGATTGGCAAGTGTTTTGGCGCTTAATAGACCGCCTAGGGATTTACTGGCTTCCTTACGAGAGAAAAGGGGGGGGAGTATGCTCAGCAGTTGCTCTCTTAGTTTCTCCATGGAAAAGAGTCCTTGAGGCTGTGCTAGTGCAGAAAGTCTAGCATTGACTGCGCATTAATGACACCTTGAGCGAATGCCATCCGCTGTGTACATGACTACACTAGGCATAACGGCCCTAAGGTGCGCTCAAAAAGAAAAAATATAAAGGAGAAAAGCATCACCAGAGAGGTATCATCACCAGAGAGGTATCATCACCAGAGAGGTATCATCACCAGGTAGGAGCAACAGCAAAGATTGATACACTAAATCAGAAATATAAAATATGATATTTAAATTATATAAAGAAAATTTGCAAGAAAGGAGAAAATTGTCAAGTGAAAATTTAAAGAAAATTTGGCAGAATAGCCTCATCAAATCCTCGGAAATCATGGACAGGGGCTTTTCGGAATTGACCCTCGCGAAGCTAAAATGATGGACAGATGCGGGCAAAAGCGAGAGACAAATTTGAATCCCATAACTGGGTAGCCAAACCTGCCTCATGAGCTTTGGCAATCATTCTGTGCCTGTGAGCTAACTTAAGTTTTTAAGCCTACTGGCAGACTAATTATGGGGAAGCCCCGATTGAAGTTTTCAGGGAAAGGGGGCGGATGGGAGATCCATTCTCAAAAAAGTGGGGACAGGGTGGGGACAAAATTTGTCCCCAAAGAGAAAGGGCCTACGGTTTTCACCGTAGGCCCTTTGATTTCAGTGGTGCCGCGACACAGATTTGAACTGCGGACACGGGGATTTTCAGTCCCCTGCTCTACCAACTGAGCTATCGCGGCACGTTCGAGGGGTTGCTTCTATCTAAGCCGTCACAAGTTGGCAAGAACTTTTTTAACTCCCGCCATATCGATCGTAAAACCTAGTCCCGGAAATGGCCGGCGATGATTTCCGCGTCTTCTGGGCGGGAGCGGGCATCCAGTTCCTTGGCTTCGCCATGGCAGCGGTAGTTGCCCTCCAGACTGGAAACGTAGCCGGCGGAGATGACCCTGGAGTAGGGGATGACCTCGCGCAGTTCTTCGTGGCGAATGCGGTCCGGGAAGAGCAAGGGCACGGAGTGCCCGGAGAAGTCCTCGAAGATGATGTATTTCACGAAGCAGGCTCCGGTTCGGAGGTGGTATCGCTGCTTCCGGGCATAGCAGAGCCGGAGGTATCCGGCAAGGCCGTTTCGGCTTGCGGCAAGCCGCCCTGGAGCTTGCGGATCACGGCCTTGGACGGAATCATGCCCGTGGCCGCTGCAGAGACGATGTTGCCCGCTACGCCGGGGCCGTCGCCCGCCACGTAAAGTCCTTGCACCGAAGTCATGAGGTCGTTGTTCGTCTCGATCTGCGTGGCGAAGAATTTTATCTCCGGCGCGTAGAGCAGGGTTTCATCGTTGGATACGCCCGGCACCACGAGGTTGAGCTTCTCCAGACCCTCGATGAGGTTGGTCAGGATGCGCTCGGGCAGGGCCATGGCAAGATCTCCGCAGGTGACATTCTGCAGGGTAGGCTCGATGTAGCCCTTCTTGACCCGGTTCCAGGTGGAGCGCCGGCCGCGTTTCAAGTCTCCGAAGCGCTGCAATATGGGCTTGCCGCCGCCGATGAGCGTGGCCAGACGGCCGATGGCCTCGCCATAGGCCTGATTGTCGGTCACGGGTTCGGTGAGCACGACCTTGGACAGGAAGGCGAAGTTGGTGTTTTCGCTTTTCTTGTCCATGAAGGCATGGCCGTTGACGCAAACGAAGTCCTGGTAGTTCTCCAGGGCCACGAACCCGCCGCGGTTGGTGCAGAAAGTGCGTGTGGAGTCGTCGTATTTGGGCGTCTGCACGAAGAAGGTCGGGTCGTAGATGATGCTGGTCAGGTCGCTCATGACATCGTTGTGCACCTCGACGCGCACGCCGACTTCGATGCCGCGCTGGCTCATGCTCAGGCCGAGCCTGCCGGCCACCTTGCCAACCCACTCGGCTCCTACGCGTCCCGGGGCCAGCACCACGTTGGGCGCCTGGTACACGCCTTGCGGAGTGACCACGCCCGTGACGCGACCCTCGTCCACGAGCACGTCCAGGACCTCCTCGGAGGTCTGGATGGTTACGCCCTTGCTGCGGATGTACTCGGCCATGCGCGTGATGTGGCTCGGCAGGTAGTCGGTGCCCAGATGCTTCTGGCGGATGAGCAGCAGGTCGATGCCGACTTTCTTGGCCTGCTTGCGGATGGCCTGGGCGGCGTCCATGTCAGTGGGGTAGACCGGCCCGTCCATGCCGAAGCGGTTGAAGACTTCCTCGGTTTCCTCGATAAGCTTAACGGCTTCGGAGCGGGGCATGAACTGGGTCAGGTCGGTCTTGCCCAATTTGTGGATGAAGTTGAGCTTGCCGTCGGAGAACAGGCCCGCGCCGCCAATGCCGCACAGGATATTGCAGGGTTTGCACTTGGTGCAGTAAGTCCACTCGCTTATGGGACATTTGCGGCTTTTAGGGCCTTTGCCCTTTTCCAGCACGAGCACGTTCAGATTCGAGTGCTCGGCGAAATACCAAGCCGAGAAGAGCCCGGCCGGCCCGCCGCCTACGATGATCACGTCAAAATTCTTTTGTCCGGCCTTGGGTGTCTTGACCATATTCGTCTCCTGATGCGTAGTCCTTGGGCAGGCGCAACCCTTCGCGGGCGCATTGGCCCGGCAAGCCCTGCGGCGTGCGTGAAACATGCGTTTGCGTGCAGGTTGGCCATGGCGTCGCGTGGCCTCATGCCAACCGGCGGACGCCAGCCCGGAATTTCAAGCTTATGTATTATTATGAGGTTAATGCAAGAGAAAAGAATCGGGGCGGCGAGCTAGGCCTTTCGCTCGCGATCGAAATCGCGCAGGCCGTGGCGACGGACAGCTCGACTGCGGGGCATGCCGCCGAGCAGAAAATCTGAAAATGGAACACCTCTATTTTCCAGGAGTATTTTCTTGCTGGCATGAAATGCCACACAGCCAAGGGCAAAGGCGACGGAGAGATCGTGAACTGGCAGGGCCCAGAGCGGGGCGGCCGGCATGAGGCCTAGTCGAGGCAGAGCCAGAAGCGCGCCGCTCATGGCGGCGCAGGTCAGGCCGATGGTCACGGCCTGAGCGTACATGCGTTGGCCTGGCGTATAGCGGCCGCGATGCTCGGACGGTCCACGACCGCGCAGGAATCGCAGGTTGTCGCGCACGGCCCATTTGAGGGCTGCCTTGGGCGGTACGGTGAAAACCGTGACCAGAAAACGCATGGCCGGACGAGGTCGCAAAGCGACCAGCAGCAGCATGGTCATAGACCATGTCAGGCCGGCCAGGATATGCGTCAGGAGCAGAGCCTCGCCACTGGCGAAGAGTCTGTGCAGGAATCGGGGCCAAGCGGCCAGTTCGTACTCAGGGATGCCAGATGGCGTTAAAGCCAAGCCCGTGGCCAACAGAAACATCACGCAGCCCGCATTTAACCAGTGAATGGCCAGAGCGAGAATGCCATGACGGCGCATAACCGGCTCAGGCGGCCGCAGCATTTCACGTAGGGCAACCATTCAGGCCTCCATGTGGGGACGCGCGCGCATCGCGACAACGTTATGCGTTACTTCCATGGGCCGCATCACTCCCTTATGCTGCAGCATGCATGTCCATTCATAGCATCCAAGGCAGCCAGCATATGGGACTATGCAGGGTTACGAGCGTAATGGCTATCAGACGACATCTTATGGTTATGTCAGCCTGATTCCTACACTTTAATGAGAGAGACGAGTGAGGTGAGCAACAGAGGGAGTCGATGCGTCGCGGGGCAGATTCTGCGGAAAGGCGCGTGGGTCCAGGAGGTCATACCGCCTGGGGGAGAGTTCTGGAGAGGGATACAGCTCTTTTCTAGGGCCTGTTCACACTAAAGCAGTTTATGAATGAAGATAAGGGCCCAGGGAAATTGCTTTAAACGTAACGCGCTATAATAGCTGTTGTTCTTATATAGCGTTAACAGGCCCTAGAGCAATTTGCGTTTGAACTGAGAGAGGGCGCTGCCCTCTCTCAGACTCTCTCCCGGCAGGGAGCGGCGCTCCCTGCACCCCCATTTTCTAATTTCATGTGCAAGGTGCTGTAAAAGCAATCTGCTCTAGGCTGCCCGTTCCTGCCGGGCGGGCGGAGCCATGAACTCCGGGCCTACGGGGTCCTTGACGAACATCTCGACAATGCGGTCCACCTCGCGCATGCCTTCCTCGTCCATATTCCAGTGCAGCACACCTTCGATGGACTCCATCTGCTTCGGGCTGCGGCCGCCCCAGATGGCGATGTTCGAGCCATGGTCCAGTACCCAGCGTACGGCCAAGCTGAGCACGTCGTGGTCGTAGTGCTCGCGGGACAGATAGAACAGGCGGTTCACGGCCTCCAGATATTGGTCGAAGCGCGGCTGCTGGAATTTGGGGTCTATCTTGCGCAGGTCGTCGCCTGTGAACTTCCGGTCCCTGTCCAGTTTGCCGGAAAGCAGCCCACGGCATAGCGCGCCATAGGTCATGAGCGTGATGCCGTGCTTTTTGCAGTAGGGCATGACATCCTGCTCGATGCCGCGCTCGAAGATATTGTAGGGCGGCTGGCATACATGCAATGGCGCATACTGGCGGAACTCCTCCATCTGCTCGGATGAGAA comes from Desulfocurvibacter africanus subsp. africanus DSM 2603 and encodes:
- a CDS encoding AAA family ATPase, coding for MAILIHEADVEYVKDWSSRTGDNTGPIPTACSGGFSALPKADWSLLQGRGVLLFVEDSRACFEAVIESEDMARKAGVQEVYAAALTSDDLGKIFSSCDSAHRTQYAGVEITIIPLKDFASIARERYGIAPQVLEALPSAQTLKVFTASEIANMDYHKEREYILEPIMQVKGLIMVYAPRGLGKSWVALTMAYAIATGRVAFDRWTAPRARIVLYLDGEMSMEMIQERLNAIAAGFGDQEPSSNLKLCCADAQDAPIRSIATPEGQEAITALLDGVEVLVVDNLATLATGASENSTEGWASLQAFFLGLRRKGHSVLMVHHSGKNGDQRGSSAREDILDTSITLTRPKDYKAQEGARAEVHLTKARGLAGPEAEPFEIQLRHEGGVARWECRQDEDERIKVIRPLLEQEMSYRDIEEHTGIPRTTVGRLAKRIRNDS
- a CDS encoding NAD(P)/FAD-dependent oxidoreductase, giving the protein MVKTPKAGQKNFDVIIVGGGPAGLFSAWYFAEHSNLNVLVLEKGKGPKSRKCPISEWTYCTKCKPCNILCGIGGAGLFSDGKLNFIHKLGKTDLTQFMPRSEAVKLIEETEEVFNRFGMDGPVYPTDMDAAQAIRKQAKKVGIDLLLIRQKHLGTDYLPSHITRMAEYIRSKGVTIQTSEEVLDVLVDEGRVTGVVTPQGVYQAPNVVLAPGRVGAEWVGKVAGRLGLSMSQRGIEVGVRVEVHNDVMSDLTSIIYDPTFFVQTPKYDDSTRTFCTNRGGFVALENYQDFVCVNGHAFMDKKSENTNFAFLSKVVLTEPVTDNQAYGEAIGRLATLIGGGKPILQRFGDLKRGRRSTWNRVKKGYIEPTLQNVTCGDLAMALPERILTNLIEGLEKLNLVVPGVSNDETLLYAPEIKFFATQIETNNDLMTSVQGLYVAGDGPGVAGNIVSAAATGMIPSKAVIRKLQGGLPQAETALPDTSGSAMPGSSDTTSEPEPAS
- a CDS encoding cytochrome b/b6 domain-containing protein, whose amino-acid sequence is MVALREMLRPPEPVMRRHGILALAIHWLNAGCVMFLLATGLALTPSGIPEYELAAWPRFLHRLFASGEALLLTHILAGLTWSMTMLLLVALRPRPAMRFLVTVFTVPPKAALKWAVRDNLRFLRGRGPSEHRGRYTPGQRMYAQAVTIGLTCAAMSGALLALPRLGLMPAAPLWALPVHDLSVAFALGCVAFHASKKILLENRGVPFSDFLLGGMPRSRAVRRHGLRDFDRERKA
- a CDS encoding aldo/keto reductase, whose protein sequence is MELTTIPGLDSRVSRISLGTWAIGGWMWGGTEERQSIETIHAALDKGVTLVDTAPVYGFGTSEKILGKALAEYENRDKVRIATKCGLNWDDGRVFRDARAERIAEEIDQSLERLGVQHIDVYFVHWPDPRTPMQETAGAMRELHEQGLIKAIGVSNFSSEQMEEFRQYAPLHVCQPPYNIFERGIEQDVMPYCKKHGITLMTYGALCRGLLSGKLDRDRKFTGDDLRKIDPKFQQPRFDQYLEAVNRLFYLSREHYDHDVLSLAVRWVLDHGSNIAIWGGRSPKQMESIEGVLHWNMDEEGMREVDRIVEMFVKDPVGPEFMAPPARQERAA